The Panicum virgatum strain AP13 chromosome 6K, P.virgatum_v5, whole genome shotgun sequence nucleotide sequence TGCCGATGCACATTGTTCTTGTTCGTCTGATCATGTTCTTGTTCTGAGCGTGACTGAATTGTGCAAATCAGGTCGGAGATGCCCTGTATGTGTTTGAGGCGAAGACGATCCAGAGAATGGAGCTGCTTGTTCTAAGCACCCTCAATTGGAGGATGCAGGCCGTAACCCCTTTCTCGTACCTGGACTACTTCCTAAACAAGCTCAACGGCGGCATTCGAGCTCCAAGAAGCTGGTTCTTTCAGTCGGCAGAGCTTATCTTGGGTGTAGCCAGAGGTATTGCAAAGCATGACATTACCCGCGAACTCAGTTTGGATCACACCCCATTTCGTACTAATCTGATTGACACTTGTTGCTGCACACTTCCGCAGCAGGCACCGGTTGCATAGGCTTCAGACCTTCtgagatcgccgccgccgtggcagcCGCCGTGGTCGGAGAAGCCAGCGTCGCAGGCATTGAAACCGCCTGCGCCCATGTCGACAAGGTACATTGAAATCTGAAGCACGCCCTCATCCTCATGCACGCGAACTCATTTCATCCCCTAGTTTGTTCTAGCCAGAAAAGAAAATGCAAGGGCACAGTTCAGAGATCCCACACATTCATAGCTCAAAATCTCGCAGCCGTACTTGCGTAAACGCTGGCTCCGGGTACAGATGCGTGAAACGCATTTACTCCCCGTGTGCGGCTGCCTGCGTGTGAAAAAGCTCGGCCGGCGAGTTATTTAATGCGCTGTTGCCTCCGGCTGCTGTGCCTGCAGGAGCGGGTGTTGCGGTGCCAGGCCGCGATCCGGGCCATGGCGTCCCCGGCCATGAACACTGTGCCACCGAAATCTGCAAGCGGCAGGGCCTCCCCGGCGCCGCAGAGCCCTGTAGGGGTGCTGGACGCTGGCTGCCTCAGCTACAAGAGCGACGACGAtgccgcggcagcggcgactGTTGCCTCACAtggggcctcctcctcctccccggtgGCCAGcaaaaggagaaaaatcaccAGCAGATGATGGCTCGCCCTGACCGGTCAAAGTGCGTGCCCAATGATCAGAGCGAATTGACTAGTCTGCttttgatttctttattttttttaccgcGCCAATCATCTTGATGAAGAAAAAGGTCAAATGCGGCTGTGTGAGTCTGTGAGATGGAGAGGCAGAAAGGAGGGCGTTTTGAGATGACGGGAGGGCAAGAAGTTGATGAATAAAGATGTGAGGTGTACCACACCTAAATCGCTGAGCTTTTTGTGTGGAGGGGTAGACAGCCGGCACAACCTTGGTGTGCCACAAAGGGGGCGGACCATGGCTTTGCAGGAGCACAAAGCTGGAGGAGATCGATGAGATGATGATGGGCTTCTCCAGTTCATGGGCATGCTCGTCTTCTTCTCCGGCGGTGAGAAGGTCGACTGATGGTGGCTCGCGAAGGATCCAGGAGCTCCGTAATTTCGTCTCTTTTGGTCTGGGTCTTTTGCATTGTTTGGCTGAAACAGATTCCTCTGTATATTCTACCTACAGTTCTGTATTCATATGTGTACCTGTACGTTTTCCTTATCTGAGTAATACAGAAgcgtatttcaaaaaaaaaaggtggtgAAGGGACCAGGCCGTAGGCAAGATGTACAAGAACTAGGCACTAAACCTGCTTGTGTCTGTAGTGTCTGATAAATTGTTTGCAGTAGTTTCTagaattcttttttttaatttcattgTGAGGAGAAAATGTAGGtgaaaatgaaaaatatattttatgacAAAAAAATCTTGATCCAAGACAAATAAACTAACAGGGTAGCATAAGAAAATGAAGAGAACAGAACCCATGAAAAGGGGAAGTGGGTTGAGTCCAGTGATACTAACTTTACCACTAATCAGCATTATTCTTCatcatttattttaatttttatttaatcCTGTCCCGCCTGCCTATATTGTTTGACTGCTCGTCTGCTTTAAGACCATGGGCATTGCTTTCTCTAGGAATTAAAAGAAGGGGGACCTTGTCAGGAGGAGCATTGGGAACACAAACTTACAATACCATCCAGATCAGTGCTGAGCATCTGTCTCCTTGGCTGTGTTCactttcaaaatttctctctccaaacttcactattcacctatcacatcaaatcttttacctcatgcatggagcattaaatatagattaaaaaaataattgcacacgaccagacgaatcttttgagcctagttaggtcatggtaggacaacaattaccacaaacaaacgaaaaatactgTGCCACAGTgtctgatgtgactttttttaccattattttacagatctaaacacAGCACTTGTTCGAATTAGTAGCAGCTATTGTTAAACTCCACCGCCTAGAGAACAGTTGCATAGATCAGGGGCATCACGAATCTGAATTCCGATGCTGAGTGGATCCTGCTGACTTGCTGAGTAGATATAGTATGGTTCACTTACATTCGGTTTCGGTTTTTTGACAATGTTCAAGAAAACGCTAGGGGCTAGGCTGGTGCTAGCCTATTGACTAGCGCTACATTAAACGTAGGTTAAACGTAGACGTTAGGCCTCCGATTAGCATTTAATTGAGATTAAACAAAGTTTAATAACATTTTTTTGAACCTTGGTTTTTGAAATTATAAAAGCAACATGAATGAAGGATATACCAAGTTGGTCTTCAATATAGTAATTTGACTAATAGTATCTATAAACATATTATTTCAAATAAAATAGCAATCGATCATGAATGTATTTTCTATAACAGTCTTGTTTCTCATACCATATATTGTCAAATATATACACTTTGGAGGTATAAGAACATAGAGTAAATT carries:
- the LOC120712660 gene encoding cyclin-D4-2-like isoform X1 — encoded protein: MAPSCYDAAASMLLCAEEHSSILCLDEEEDVAAGPGRKRGRSPGCADGFGADLFPPQSEECVAGLVAREPEHMPRSDYGERLRGGDGVDLCVRREGVDWIWKVYTYYSFGPVTAYLAANYLDRFLSRYELPEGKDWMTQLLSVACLSLAAKMEETFVPQSLDLQVGDALYVFEAKTIQRMELLVLSTLNWRMQAVTPFSYLDYFLNKLNGGIRAPRSWFFQSAELILGVARAGTGCIGFRPSEIAAAVAAAVVGEASVAGIETACAHVDKERVLRCQAAIRAMASPAMNTVPPKSASGRASPAPQSPVGVLDAGCLSYKSDDDAAAAATVASHGASSSSPVASKRRKITSR
- the LOC120712660 gene encoding cyclin-D4-2-like isoform X2 produces the protein MAPSCYDAAASMLLCAEEHSSILCLDEEEDVAAGPGRKRGRSPGCADGFGADLFPPQSEECVAGLVAREPEHMPRSDYGERLRGGDGVDLCVRREGVDWIWKVYTYYSFGPVTAYLAANYLDRFLSRYELPEGKDWMTQLLSVACLSLAAKMEETFVPQSLDLQVGDALYVFEAKTIQRMELLVLSTLNWRMQAVTPFSYLDYFLNKLNGGIRAPRSWFFQSAELILGVARGTGCIGFRPSEIAAAVAAAVVGEASVAGIETACAHVDKERVLRCQAAIRAMASPAMNTVPPKSASGRASPAPQSPVGVLDAGCLSYKSDDDAAAAATVASHGASSSSPVASKRRKITSR